The proteins below come from a single Drosophila teissieri strain GT53w chromosome 3L, Prin_Dtei_1.1, whole genome shotgun sequence genomic window:
- the LOC122616650 gene encoding protein charybde — protein sequence MKMEVLSVQNHIQGKFGVNKIKDWQAATAPLEEEEELNAVVNGNTAAGEGILDVDVVDGHPASVLHMRQHQALNTRPPASPPSAGGAGPLAGGGSVGMTTPKQATSPMAAASFEAPLSGGSAAAYHHAYMTNVLSSTAQQHHPLPASPMQSTAGARFGAADNLDDVSASAVRELSQQLQAQLRDAKRRHLACTEVTLPNDLTQRIAAEIIRMSEREPCGERACTLFIEFESEPNKVKRIAYFKVDPDTVSIFELYLTLRQDKSGWSSLVPQFIKNLTRSNTINISPDFTLTKKKLYSSE from the exons ATGAAGATGGAAGTGCTCTCAGTACAAAATCACATTCAGGGAAAATTCGgtgttaataaaattaaag ACTGGCAAGCTGCAACAGCgccgctggaggaggaggaggagctgaacGCGGTCGTGAACGGAAACACAGCCGCCGGAGAGGGCATTCTGGACGTCGACGTGGTAGATGGCCATCCAGCCTCTGTGCTCCACATGCGGCAGCACCAGGCGCTCAACACCCGCCCTCCGGCATCGCCTCCATCGGCAGGGGGCGCTGGTCCGTTGGCGGGCGGAGGATCCGTCGGAATGACCACTCCCAAACAGGCCACGTCGCCGATGGCCGCGGCCAGCTTTGAGGCGCCCCTAAGCGGAGGCAGTGCAGCCGCCTATCATCACGCCTACATGACCAACGTGCTGTCCAGTACCgcccagcagcaccacccactgccgGCATCGCCGATGCAGTCGACAGCCGGCGCTCGATTTGGGGCCGCCGACAACCTGGACGATGTGAGCGCCAGCGCGGTGCGGGAACTGTCGCAGCAACTGCAGGCCCAGCTGCGGGACGCCAAGCGACGCCACCTGGCCTGCACCGAGGTCACGCTGCCCAACGACCTCACGCAGCGCATTGCCGCCGAGATCATCCGGATGTCGGAGCGGGAACCATGCGGCGAGCGGGCCTGCACGCTCTTCATTGAGTTCGAGAGCGAGCCCAACAAAGTCAA GCGCATTGCATACTTTAAGGTGGATCCGGACACGGTGTCCATCTTCGAGTTGTACTTGACGTTGAGGCAGGACAAGAGCGGCTGGAGCTCCTTGGTGCCGCAGTTTATAAA AAACCTTACTCGTAGCAATACCATCAACATCAGTCCCGATTTCACGCTGACCAAGAAAAAGCTC